Below is a window of Trueperaceae bacterium DNA.
GACGATCTGGGGCGGCGGGCTCACGACGGCGCGCCCCGGCGACGAGGTGAGGCTGAGGTTCAAGCCGGCCGGCCTGTGGCTGCTGCCGCCGGCGTGACGCCGGAGGCGGCGGCTGGCGCGCTCGAGCCGGGGCGGCCGGTCAGGGTCCTCGCCTGCGACGTCGACGGCTGCCTGGCCGCGGCCGGCCACGCCGACTACGACCTGCGGGCCTTCTCCCGCCTGGCCGAGCTCAACCGCCTCGCGGCGCGCGACGAGACCGTGCCGGCCCTGACGCTGGTGACGGGACGTCCGCACGCCTACGTCGACGCCCTGTCCCAGGCCCTGGCCATCGACCTGCCGATGTCTTTCGAGAACGGCGCCGGACTCGCCACCAGGCGGCCCTACGGCTACCGGCTCGACCCGCGGGCCGAGGCGGGTCTGCCGGCGCTGCGGCGCTTGGCCGCCGCCGTGGAGGCCTCGGGCCACCTCATCCTGCAGCCGGGCAAGCTGGC
It encodes the following:
- a CDS encoding HAD hydrolase family protein; this encodes MAAAAGVTPEAAAGALEPGRPVRVLACDVDGCLAAAGHADYDLRAFSRLAELNRLAARDETVPALTLVTGRPHAYVDALSQALAIDLPMSFENGAGLATRRPYGYRLDPRAEAGLPALRRLAAAVEASGHLILQPGKLASLSVFPRAAGADLDGLTAEVAALVERLGLDLVVDPSTDCVNVLVPGVDKATGFAWLCEELGLEPAEVAGVGDSVGDAAWLASCGVSFAPANAV